The Rugosibacter aromaticivorans region AGCTCAGGCGATGCATGATAAGGGCGAAATCATTTTTTCTACGCGCGCCGCACGCCAGGTTATTTTGGCAAAAAAACATTATCAGTTGGCACTGGAAGTGCGGGTTACTGATAATGGCCCTGGCATTCCTGCGCATTTGCAGGACAAGATTTTTTATCCTCTGGTTTCAGGGCGTGAGAATGGTAGCGGGCTTGGTCTGACAATTGCTCAAAGTTTTGTGCAGCAGCACGGTGGAACGGTCGAGGTCACATCAAGGCCTGGACATACCTGCTTTACGCTGATGCTGCCATTGGCTTTGCGGCCCCATACAAAGGAAAACATATCATGATGAACCCCGTCTGGATTATCGATGACGATCGCTCAATCCGCTGGGTATTGGAAAAGGCGCTTGGCCGCGAAAATATTCCGGTCAAAAGTTTTGCAACGGCCGACGAAGCGCTGGGTGCCTTGGGAGACGCACAACCGCCTGCCGCCCTAATTTCTGATATTCGCATGCCCGGCCCAGATGGACTTGATTTGCTGCGCCAAGTAAAAATCCATTATCCCGAGCTGCCGGTCATCATCATGACGGCCTATTCCGACCTCGATTCCGCCGTGGCTGCATTTCAGGGGGGGGCATTTGAGTATTTGCCTAAACCGTTCGACGTCGATCAGGCAGTGGCCTTGGTACGGCGCGCACTGGCCGAATCGGTGCAGCATGGTGGAGCGGCAGAGGAGACGGGGGCCGTGCCCGAAATTCTGGGGCAAGGTGCTGCCATGCAGGACGTCTTTCGCGCGATTGGCAGGCTTTCGCAGTCACTGGCGACAGTGCTAATTAATGGCGAGTCGGGCACGGGTAAAGAGCTCGTGGCGCAAGCGCTCCATCGCCACAGCCCGCGCAAAAGTGCACCGTTTATCGCCATCAATACGGCAGCGATTCCAAAGGATTTGTTGGAATCTGAACTTTTCGGCCACGAAAAAGGCGCGTTCACGGGGGCTACGGCGCAGCGTCGTGGACGTTTTGAGCAAGCCGAGAATGGCACGTTATTTCTGGATGAAATTGGCGATATGCCGGCCGAATTGCAAACCCGATTGTTGCGTGTCCTCTCGGATGGCAATTTTTATCGGGTCGGTGGTCATCAGCCGGTGAAGGCCAATGTGCGCGTGATTGCAGCAACGCACCAGGATTTAGAGGCACGCGTCAGGGACGGCTTATTTCGCGAAGACTTATTTCATCGCTTGAATGTGATTCGCTTACGGCTGCCACCATTGCGAGAGCGGAGCGATGATATTCCGATCTTGGCGCGTCATTTTTTGCAGAAGAGTGCACAAGAGCTCGGGGGCGAACCCAAACGGCTTTCCGAGGCGGCACAAAAGTATTTGCAAGGACTCGAATTTCCCGGCAATGTGCGACAACTGGAAAATCTTTGTCATTGGCTAACCGTGATGGCACCCGGGCAAAGCATCGATGTGGCGGATTTGCCGGCGGAGTTACGTGACGCAGTGCGTGGTTCAGGGCATGACTCGGCGCGTGATCCATCCCGCCGTGTTGCCGGCGCCGATTGGATATCTGCCTTGGCGCGTGAGGCCGATCATTTATTGGCCAGCGCCCCAGGGCAAGTGGCTGAGCAACTCACGCGTCAATTCGAATCAACATTGATCCGGCGCGCACTGGCGGCAACCAGCGGCCGGCGCATCGAAGCCGCCCAGTTGCTCGGCCTTGGCCGTAACACGATAACTCGCAAGATTCAGGAGCTGGGTCTGGAAGACAATCCGATAAAGGCGCAGCCGTGATCAGGGGGCTTGTTTCGCAATGACTTTAGCGCTTGATGCAACGCGTCTGGTGGCCGCGCTGGGCCCAGCGTCATGCCGCTTCGATATCGAAGTGCTGCCGCGATGCGATTCAACGAATTCGGTAGTGCTGGGCCGTGCAGAGGCCGGTGCACCCTCGGGCACGGTGGTCGTCGCGGAGGAACAAACCGCAGGGCGTGGGCGGCGTGGGCGAGCGTGGATTGCCGCGCCGGGCGACAGCCTGACATTTTCTCTCCTCTGGCGATTTACTCCAGGTACTTTGCCCATGGGGCTGTCGTTAGCCGTGGGCGTTGCTGTGGCGCGCGCGCTGGAAAAAGTCGGCGCTGGTGATACGCCGCAAACTACCTCCTCTGCACCCTCTTTTTGCGCGGCGTTGAAGTGGCCGAACGATATTCTTCTTCAGGGTAAAAAGCTTGGCGGTATTCTGATTGAGCTGGTTCCAGGCACCCCGCATGCGGCGGTAATCGGTATTGGGCTGAACTTGCGCTTGCCCGCTGTGCTACCACTTGATGTGCGCGCCACGGCCACTGCTTTGCCGGGCGCGATGGATAACAACACATTGCTCGCCGCGCTATTGACGGAACTACGCTCCGTGTTGTCGCAGTTTGCTGCTGGCGGATTCGGAGCGCTACGCGCGGACTGGCTGGCGCGGCATGCTTTTCAGGATGCGCCGGTAGCGTTGTTGTCTGATTTTTCGCCGCCGCGCCACGGCATTTGTCGCGGTGTGGATAGCGATGGCGCTTTGCTGCTGGAGGTGAATGGCCGCATTGAACGCATCCTCTCCGGCGAAATTTCCTTGCGGGCAGCAGCCCCTGTTTAAGATAAGCTTTCGCTTTTCCGCGATATCTTGTCGTTATCAGACCTATGGCAACTTACGCGATCGGCGATGTGCAGGGTTGTTTTGACCCGCTGCGCCAACTGATCGACTTGCTTGATTTCAACCCAGCCAGCGACCGCCTCTGGTTCGTTGGCGAC contains the following coding sequences:
- the ntrC gene encoding nitrogen regulation protein NR(I) — its product is MNPVWIIDDDRSIRWVLEKALGRENIPVKSFATADEALGALGDAQPPAALISDIRMPGPDGLDLLRQVKIHYPELPVIIMTAYSDLDSAVAAFQGGAFEYLPKPFDVDQAVALVRRALAESVQHGGAAEETGAVPEILGQGAAMQDVFRAIGRLSQSLATVLINGESGTGKELVAQALHRHSPRKSAPFIAINTAAIPKDLLESELFGHEKGAFTGATAQRRGRFEQAENGTLFLDEIGDMPAELQTRLLRVLSDGNFYRVGGHQPVKANVRVIAATHQDLEARVRDGLFREDLFHRLNVIRLRLPPLRERSDDIPILARHFLQKSAQELGGEPKRLSEAAQKYLQGLEFPGNVRQLENLCHWLTVMAPGQSIDVADLPAELRDAVRGSGHDSARDPSRRVAGADWISALAREADHLLASAPGQVAEQLTRQFESTLIRRALAATSGRRIEAAQLLGLGRNTITRKIQELGLEDNPIKAQP
- a CDS encoding biotin--[acetyl-CoA-carboxylase] ligase — protein: MTLALDATRLVAALGPASCRFDIEVLPRCDSTNSVVLGRAEAGAPSGTVVVAEEQTAGRGRRGRAWIAAPGDSLTFSLLWRFTPGTLPMGLSLAVGVAVARALEKVGAGDTPQTTSSAPSFCAALKWPNDILLQGKKLGGILIELVPGTPHAAVIGIGLNLRLPAVLPLDVRATATALPGAMDNNTLLAALLTELRSVLSQFAAGGFGALRADWLARHAFQDAPVALLSDFSPPRHGICRGVDSDGALLLEVNGRIERILSGEISLRAAAPV